The nucleotide sequence CGACCGACCGGCAGGCGCGCCAGGGGCTGCAGGCGGCGCCGGCGCAACCGACCCGAGGCGTCGGGAATCGGGTGGCCGTGCGGATCTTCGCGAGGATGACGCATCAGCCGATCGATCGCGCGCAGCACGCGCTCGCTGACGTGGTGTTCGAGAATCTCGGCGTCTTCGTGCACCTCGCTCCAATCGAGCCCCAGCACCCGCACCAGAAACGTCTCGAGGATGCGATGCCGGCGCACGATGCGCAGCGCCTCGCGCTCTCCCCGCGCCGAGAGCCACGCGCCTTCGCGCGCCCTGTGGCGCACCAGCCGCTCGCCGGCGAGCCGGCGCAGCATGTTGGTGACCGACGGTGCCGCCACGCCGAGTTGCGCGGCGAGGCGCGACGTCGAGATCGCCGGCTCGGTTCGGCCGAGCCGGTAGAGCGCCTTCAGGTAATCCTGGCGCGATCGCGAGAGCGCCGCGCGCCGGCTCACCATCGCCAGGTCCCTCCC is from Candidatus Sulfotelmatobacter sp. and encodes:
- a CDS encoding metal-dependent transcriptional regulator — translated: MVSRRAALSRSRQDYLKALYRLGRTEPAISTSRLAAQLGVAAPSVTNMLRRLAGERLVRHRAREGAWLSARGEREALRIVRRHRILETFLVRVLGLDWSEVHEDAEILEHHVSERVLRAIDRLMRHPREDPHGHPIPDASGRLRRRRLQPLARLPVGRSAIVREIQDDDRRRMARWRAAGLVPGARVRMRSARLDDDVFEIEVGRRRLSVGSEGLAGILIQPARRAS